Proteins encoded within one genomic window of Triticum aestivum cultivar Chinese Spring chromosome 2D, IWGSC CS RefSeq v2.1, whole genome shotgun sequence:
- the LOC123053688 gene encoding very-long-chain 3-oxoacyl-CoA reductase 1: protein MGRSTPRNSTASSQPSSSSQGYICMAVDRTIAQLELHTSPLPTSLTVAAAYTRSLPSHRMAGARAQPAWAQALAAVGLLVASRAATRLALWLYAAFLRPAKPLRRRYGAWAVVTGATDGIGRALAFELAAAGLGLVLVGRSPDKLAAVSKEVRARFPGVEVRTFVIDFAADGLAANVAALAESIRGLDVGVLVNNAGQGYPYARYFHEVDEELRRNLIRLNVEAVTRVTHAVLPGMVERKRGAVVNIGSGAASIMPSTPLYTVYAATKAYADQFSRSLYVEYKNKGIDVQCQVPMYVATKMASIRQASLFAPSPETYARAAVRYIGYEPRCAPYWPHALLWFLFSVVPEPLVDGYVLGMSLGIRKMGRAKEARKKAV, encoded by the exons ATGGGGCGCTCGACCCCACGAAACTCCACAGCAAGCAGCCAACCATCATCCTCTTCCCAGGGCTATATATGCATGGCCGTCGACCGCACCATCGCCCAGCTTGAGCTACACACCTCCCCACTGCCCACCAGTCTCACCGTAGCGGCCGCGTACACGCGCTCGCTTCCTTCCCATCGCATGGCCGGGGCAAGAGCGCAGCCCGCGTGGGCGCAGGCGCTCGCGGCGGTGGGCCTCCTCGTCGCATCGCGCGCCGCAACGCGCCTCGCGCTGTGGCTCTACGCGGCCTTCCTCCGCCCCGCCAAGCCGCTGCGCCGCCGCTACGGCGCCTGGGCCGTCGTCACGGGCGCCACGGACGGCATCGGCCGCGCGCTGGCcttcgagctcgccgccgccgggctcggcCTCGTCCTCGTCGGCCGCAGCCCCGACAAGCTCGCCGCGGTCTCCAAGGAGGTCAGGGCCAGGTTCCCCGGCGTCGAGGTGCGCACCTTCGTCATCGACTTCGCCGCCGACGGGCTCGCCGCCAACGTGGCCGCGCTGGCGGAGTCCATCCGGGGGCTCGACGTCGGCGTGCTCGTCAACAATGCGGGGCAGGGCTACCCGTACGCGCGCTACTTCCACGAGGTGGACGAGGAGCTCAGGAGGAACCTCATACGCCTCAACGTCGAGGCCGTCACCCGGGTGACGCACGCCGTGCTCCCTGGCATGGTGGAGCGCAAGCGCGGCGCCGTGGTGAACATCGGGTCCGGCGCCGCCTCCATCATGCCGTCCACCCCGCTCTACACCGTCTACGCCGCCACCAAGGC GTATGCTGATCAATTCTCGCGAAGCCTATATGTTGAGTACAAGAACAAAGGCATCGATGTGCAATGCCAG GTACCCATGTACGTGGCGACCAAGATGGCCTCGATCAGGCAGGCGTCCCTGTTCGCCCCGTCGCCGGAGACGTATGCCCGCGCCGCCGTGCGCTACATTGGGTACGAGCCTCGGTGCGCGCCCTATTGGCCGCACGCCCTCCTGTGGTTCCTCTTCTCTGTGGTGCCTGAGCCCCTCGTCGATGGGTACGTCCTCGGCATGTCCCTCGGTATCCGCAAAATGGGCCGCGCCAAGGAGGCCAGGAAGAAAGCGGTGTGA